A stretch of the Ctenopharyngodon idella isolate HZGC_01 chromosome 14, HZGC01, whole genome shotgun sequence genome encodes the following:
- the inppl1b gene encoding inositol polyphosphate phosphatase-like 1b isoform X4 has translation MTAAAWYHRDISRVQAEELLAHAGRDGSFLVRDSESVPGAYALCLLFQRHVHTYRILPDADGLLAVQATQGVQVNCFRTLGDLILGYQNPRKGLVAPLLYPVMRESEPNDESSDGDDEKPGSTFATPPPRAMSPTSHPLPSSSAAPHLLLQRLQELSPNSLGCEIVTLLDEYLHGNVCKDLENMKGGASGLQHFQCILSRACVSLHSEIDQTLSSLETLAKVFDHPSGHHTFPTMQNTGKSPEENMDNLLHKLTALCNLLSSLEKRVLKALQEAVTNHNLSLQSATPPEAVTATKKHARPNPVHSFQVKVVRYGRQTVSVDIDAGVLLFDKKSGSFGVETVTHDRIVQLVKFQRGSAKLKMVVDSHHNPPRELVFESMKKREAFCRLLQLMKAAHSQQSELDVISVFVGTWNMGDTPPPASLQTWVTCCGLGLTPDESIASLPHDIYAVGTQDNPQSEREWVEHIRATLRSATNIDFKQVAVQSLWNIRLAVFVKPEHEGRISKVNTASVKTGLGNTLGNKGAVGVSLLFNGTSMGFVNCHLTSGSDKALRRNHNFQDILRLLSLGEKQLSTFDISLRFNHLFWCGDLNYRLDLDALDILKHVSKREFEELMCADQLTRERHRRKAFFNFRGEDFVSTHLSI, from the exons GTTCCAGCGACATGTTCATACATACCGAATCCTCCCTGATGCAGATGGATTATTGGCTGTGCAG gCCACGCAGGGAGTGCAGGTGAATTGTTTCCGTACTCTTGGTGATTTAATTTTGGGGTATCAAAACCCACGCAAAGGTCTGGTGGCCCCTTTGCTTTACCCTGTTATGCGTGAATCGGAGCCCAACGATGAGAGCTCAG ATGGTGATGATGAGAAGCCAGGTTCAACATTTGCCACCCCTCCACCACGCGCAATGTCCCCTACAAGCCACCCTTTACCTTCCAGTTCAGCAGCCCCTCATTTACTGCTGCAGAGGCTTCAGGAGCTCAGCCCAAATAG TTTAGGCTGTGAGATCGTCACATTACTAGATGAGTATCTGCATGGTAATGTGTGTAAAGACCTGGAGAACATGAAAGGGGGCGCGTCAGGACTGCAACACTTTCAGTGTATCCTCAGCCGCGCATGCGTCAGTCTGCACAG TGAGATTGACCAGACACTGTCTAGTTTGGAGACTTTGGCGAAAGTGTTTGATCATCCTAGCGGCCATCATACCTTCCCCACAATGCAG aatacaGGGAAAAGCCCTGAAGAAAACATGGATAATCTACTTCACAAGCTCACGGCCCTCTGTAACCTGTTGTCTTCTCTGGAGAAGAGG GTTCTCAAAGCTTTACAAGAAGCTGTTACCAATCACAACCTATCTTTGCAATCAGCCACTCCTCCTGAAGCAGTTACAGCTACCAAAAAGCATGCCCGACCCAATCCAGTCCACAGCTTTCAG GTCAAGGTGGTCAGGTatggcagacaaacagtatcggtAGACATAGATGCAGGAGTGCTGCTATTTGACAAGAAGTCTGGCTCATTTGGTGTGGAGACTGTCACACACGACAGGA TCGTGCAGTTGGTAAAGTTTCAGAGAGGCTCTGCCAAACTGAAGATGGTCGTTGACAGTCATCACAACCCACCAAGAGAGCTAGTGTTTGAGAGCATGAAG AAACGTGAAGCTTTCTGTCGGCTGCTACAGCTTATGAAGGCTGCTCACTCCCAGCAGTCTGAGCTTGATGTCATCTCTGTGTTTGTGGGCACCTGGAATATGG GGGACACTCCACCACCTGCTTCACTGCAGACTTGGGTTACTTGCTGTGGTCTGGGTCTCACCCCAGATGAGTCCATTGCCTCTCTGCCTCATGATATCTATGCAGTGGGCACTCAGGACAACCCGCAGAGCGAGAGAGAGTGGGTTGAACACATCAGAGCCACGCTTCGGAGTGCAACCAAcatcgacttcaaacag GTGGCAGTACAGTCCCTCTGGAATATCAGACTGGCTGTGTTTGTGAAACCAGAGCATGAAGGACGCATCAGTAAAGTAAACACCGCTAGTGTAAAAACTGGCCTGGGAAACACGCTTG GAAATAAGGGAGCAGTAGGAGTTTCTCTTCTCTTTAATGGCACCTCAATGGGCTTTGTGAACTGCCATTTGACTTCTGGTAGTGATAAAGCACTCAG GAGGAACCACAACTTCCAAGACATCCTCAGACTTTTGTCTCTTGGAGAAAAGCAGCTCAGCACTTTTGACATTAGCCTTCGTTTCAATCATCTCTTTTGGTGTGGAGACCTCAACTACCGCCTGGACCTGGATGCACTG GACATATTGAAGCATGTTTCAAAGCGAGAATTCGAGGAGCTGATGTGTGCAGACCAATTGACCAGAGAGCGGCACAGAAGAAAGgccttttttaacttta GAGGAGAAGATTTTGTTTCCACCCACCTATCGATATGA
- the inppl1b gene encoding inositol polyphosphate phosphatase-like 1b isoform X2 — protein sequence MDNLLHKLTALCNLLSSLEKRVLKALQEAVTNHNLSLQSATPPEAVTATKKHARPNPVHSFQVKVVRYGRQTVSVDIDAGVLLFDKKSGSFGVETVTHDRIVQLVKFQRGSAKLKMVVDSHHNPPRELVFESMKKREAFCRLLQLMKAAHSQQSELDVISVFVGTWNMGDTPPPASLQTWVTCCGLGLTPDESIASLPHDIYAVGTQDNPQSEREWVEHIRATLRSATNIDFKQVAVQSLWNIRLAVFVKPEHEGRISKVNTASVKTGLGNTLGNKGAVGVSLLFNGTSMGFVNCHLTSGSDKALRRNHNFQDILRLLSLGEKQLSTFDISLRFNHLFWCGDLNYRLDLDALDILKHVSKREFEELMCADQLTRERHRRKAFFNFKEEKILFPPTYRYERGSRDCYLWQKYKSSGVQVNGPSWCDRVLWKSYPESHITCTSYGCTDDIFTSDHSPVFATFEVGVISQFPRTDSGSERASIELEAIEAIVKTASKAKFFIEFHSRCLEEPRRSAENDSQCCEVPGFLKLGWSSKQFPKFHPVFSDLEHLRDQHLLLSVKSCDGFESYGECCVPLRSVTGKSSDPFETCLTHRGEEMGSIRGRIRVYVPPDRRRIRERVYEWLCIEKDEKEMTKDHLSRPSSCAFPTQAPPASYMTAPNSYTNPAYFIFEGLPVLQRVEEIPSSSKESQLVRAKDTVIQLPRVTGGHSHGKRSARRSDFTEIEIPGSLAPYKPSCDTQNELSLTASSYQLFPGPDVPNTSPNQRHTPSSNPSLQFQPHKNNMTQGSVLSVKKLTNSYMNHSVFSRDIQTPLKDKVRKDYHRQHQGRPMPMQNGPKLYPYVSTRVPIHESSAPWTVEQPTTASGDNSLTALQIAKSLSEVDFQPVDRKYQFHEMSSQQRHHGYDYGLANERNYSWEKEVSVLHGAPETVRELLSTLGLQRYTLDLSRNGWDDLDYFSGITDEELVAAGVSNPSHRRRILENLPKIWD from the exons ATGGATAATCTACTTCACAAGCTCACGGCCCTCTGTAACCTGTTGTCTTCTCTGGAGAAGAGG GTTCTCAAAGCTTTACAAGAAGCTGTTACCAATCACAACCTATCTTTGCAATCAGCCACTCCTCCTGAAGCAGTTACAGCTACCAAAAAGCATGCCCGACCCAATCCAGTCCACAGCTTTCAG GTCAAGGTGGTCAGGTatggcagacaaacagtatcggtAGACATAGATGCAGGAGTGCTGCTATTTGACAAGAAGTCTGGCTCATTTGGTGTGGAGACTGTCACACACGACAGGA TCGTGCAGTTGGTAAAGTTTCAGAGAGGCTCTGCCAAACTGAAGATGGTCGTTGACAGTCATCACAACCCACCAAGAGAGCTAGTGTTTGAGAGCATGAAG AAACGTGAAGCTTTCTGTCGGCTGCTACAGCTTATGAAGGCTGCTCACTCCCAGCAGTCTGAGCTTGATGTCATCTCTGTGTTTGTGGGCACCTGGAATATGG GGGACACTCCACCACCTGCTTCACTGCAGACTTGGGTTACTTGCTGTGGTCTGGGTCTCACCCCAGATGAGTCCATTGCCTCTCTGCCTCATGATATCTATGCAGTGGGCACTCAGGACAACCCGCAGAGCGAGAGAGAGTGGGTTGAACACATCAGAGCCACGCTTCGGAGTGCAACCAAcatcgacttcaaacag GTGGCAGTACAGTCCCTCTGGAATATCAGACTGGCTGTGTTTGTGAAACCAGAGCATGAAGGACGCATCAGTAAAGTAAACACCGCTAGTGTAAAAACTGGCCTGGGAAACACGCTTG GAAATAAGGGAGCAGTAGGAGTTTCTCTTCTCTTTAATGGCACCTCAATGGGCTTTGTGAACTGCCATTTGACTTCTGGTAGTGATAAAGCACTCAG GAGGAACCACAACTTCCAAGACATCCTCAGACTTTTGTCTCTTGGAGAAAAGCAGCTCAGCACTTTTGACATTAGCCTTCGTTTCAATCATCTCTTTTGGTGTGGAGACCTCAACTACCGCCTGGACCTGGATGCACTG GACATATTGAAGCATGTTTCAAAGCGAGAATTCGAGGAGCTGATGTGTGCAGACCAATTGACCAGAGAGCGGCACAGAAGAAAGgccttttttaacttta AGGAGGAGAAGATTTTGTTTCCACCCACCTATCGATATGAACGTGGTTCTAGAGACTGTTATCTATGGCAGAAATACAAGTCCAGTGGG GTGCAAGTTAATGGGCCCTCATGGTGTGACAGAGTTCTGTGGAAGTCCTACCCAGAGTCTCACATAACCTGTACCTCATAtg GATGCACAGATGACATCTTCACTAGTGACCACTCTCCTGTTTTTGCAACTTTTGAAGTCGGTGTAATATCACAGTTTCCCAGGACAG ACTCAGGTTCAGAGAGAGCCAGCATTGAGCTGGAGGCGATTGAGGCCATAGTGAAAACGGCAAGCAAGGCTAAGTTTTTCATCGAGTTCCACTCCCGCTGTCTAGAAG AGCCTCGCCGTTCTGCTGAGAATGACTCCCAGTGCTGTGAGGTGCCAGGGTTTCTCAAACTTGGCTGGTCTTCAAAACAGTTTCCCAAG TTCCACCCAGTTTTCTCAGATTTAGAGCATCTCCGGGATCAGCACTTGCTGTTGTCTGTGAAGTCATGTGATGGCTTTGAGTCATATG GGGAGTGCTGTGTGCCTCTTCGCTCGGTAACAGGAAAATCATCGGATCCATTTGAGACATGCTTGACTCACAGAGGAGAGGAGATGGGCTCTATTCGTGGACGAATCAGGGTCTATGTACCACCAGACCGCAGAAGGATCCGGGAAAGGGTCTATG AGTGGCTCTGTATTGAGAAGGATGAGAAGGAAATGACGAAGGACCATTTGTCTCGCCCTTCTTCCTGTGCGTTCCCCACCCA AGCACCACCAGCCTCGTATATGACAGCTCCAAACAGCTACACCAATCCTGCGTACTTCATCTTTGAAGGGCTGCCTGTGTTGCAGAGAGTCGAAGAGATTCCCTCATCCAGCAAAGAATCACAATTAGTACGGGCCAAAGACACTGTGATACAGCTCCCTAGAGTGACTGGAGGTCACAGCCATGGCAAAAGGTCCGCTCGGAGATCCGACTTCACAGAGATTGAGATTCCTGGCTCCTTAGCACCCTATAAACCATCTTGTGATACTCAAAATGAACTGTCGTTGACTGCATCCTCTTATCAGCTTTTCCCAGGTCCAGATGTTCCTAATACATCCCCAAATCAAAGACACACTCCTTCCTCAAATCCATCTTTACAGTTCCAGCCCCATAAGAACAATATGACACAGGGTTCAGTATTATCAGTCAAAAAACTCACAAACTCCTACATGAACCATTCTGTTTTTTCTCGGGACATACAGACGCCACTCAAAGACAAAGTCAGAAAGGACTATCACAGGCAGCATCAAGGCCGGCCCATGCCAATGCAAAATGGACCAAAGCTATACCCCTATGTATCCACAAGGGTTCCCATCCATGAATCCTCAGCACCCTGGACTGTAGAGCAGCCAACTACAGCTTCAGGAGACAACTCTCTTACAGCTCTGCAAATTGCTAAATCACTAAGTGAGGTGGATTTTCAGCCAGTAGACAGAAAGTACCAATTTCATGAAATGTCTTCTCAGCAAAGGCATCATGGGTATGATTATGGTTTAGCTAATGAAAGAAACTACAGCTGGGAGAAAGAG GTGTCAGTCTTACATGGAGCCCCAGAAACAGTGCGGGAACTGCTCAGCACTCTGGGTTTGCAGCGTTACACGCTGGACCTCAGCCGCAATGGCTGGGATGATCTTGATTATTTCAG TGGTATTACTGATGAGGAGCTTGTTGCAGCGGGTGTGTCTAACCCATCTCATCGACGAAGAATCTTGGAGAACCTTCCCAAGATCTGGGACTGA
- the inppl1b gene encoding inositol polyphosphate phosphatase-like 1b isoform X3 gives MTAAAWYHRDISRVQAEELLAHAGRDGSFLVRDSESVPGAYALCLLFQRHVHTYRILPDADGLLAVQATQGVQVNCFRTLGDLILGYQNPRKGLVAPLLYPVMRESEPNDESSDGDDEKPGSTFATPPPRAMSPTSHPLPSSSAAPHLLLQRLQELSPNSLGCEIVTLLDEYLHGNVCKDLENMKGGASGLQHFQCILSRACVSLHSEIDQTLSSLETLAKVFDHPSGHHTFPTMQNTGKSPEENMDNLLHKLTALCNLLSSLEKRVLKALQEAVTNHNLSLQSATPPEAVTATKKHARPNPVHSFQVKVVRYGRQTVSVDIDAGVLLFDKKSGSFGVETVTHDRIVQLVKFQRGSAKLKMVVDSHHNPPRELVFESMKKREAFCRLLQLMKAAHSQQSELDVISVFVGTWNMGDTPPPASLQTWVTCCGLGLTPDESIASLPHDIYAVGTQDNPQSEREWVEHIRATLRSATNIDFKQVAVQSLWNIRLAVFVKPEHEGRISKVNTASVKTGLGNTLGNKGAVGVSLLFNGTSMGFVNCHLTSGSDKALRRNHNFQDILRLLSLGEKQLSTFDISLRFNHLFWCGDLNYRLDLDALDILKHVSKREFEELMCADQLTRERHRRKAFFNFKEEKILFPPTYRYERGSRDCYLWQKYKSSGVQVNGPSWCDRVLWKSYPESHITCTSYGCTDDIFTSDHSPVFATFEVGVISQFPRTDSGSERASIELEAIEAIVKTASKAKFFIEFHSRCLEGIRASPFC, from the exons GTTCCAGCGACATGTTCATACATACCGAATCCTCCCTGATGCAGATGGATTATTGGCTGTGCAG gCCACGCAGGGAGTGCAGGTGAATTGTTTCCGTACTCTTGGTGATTTAATTTTGGGGTATCAAAACCCACGCAAAGGTCTGGTGGCCCCTTTGCTTTACCCTGTTATGCGTGAATCGGAGCCCAACGATGAGAGCTCAG ATGGTGATGATGAGAAGCCAGGTTCAACATTTGCCACCCCTCCACCACGCGCAATGTCCCCTACAAGCCACCCTTTACCTTCCAGTTCAGCAGCCCCTCATTTACTGCTGCAGAGGCTTCAGGAGCTCAGCCCAAATAG TTTAGGCTGTGAGATCGTCACATTACTAGATGAGTATCTGCATGGTAATGTGTGTAAAGACCTGGAGAACATGAAAGGGGGCGCGTCAGGACTGCAACACTTTCAGTGTATCCTCAGCCGCGCATGCGTCAGTCTGCACAG TGAGATTGACCAGACACTGTCTAGTTTGGAGACTTTGGCGAAAGTGTTTGATCATCCTAGCGGCCATCATACCTTCCCCACAATGCAG aatacaGGGAAAAGCCCTGAAGAAAACATGGATAATCTACTTCACAAGCTCACGGCCCTCTGTAACCTGTTGTCTTCTCTGGAGAAGAGG GTTCTCAAAGCTTTACAAGAAGCTGTTACCAATCACAACCTATCTTTGCAATCAGCCACTCCTCCTGAAGCAGTTACAGCTACCAAAAAGCATGCCCGACCCAATCCAGTCCACAGCTTTCAG GTCAAGGTGGTCAGGTatggcagacaaacagtatcggtAGACATAGATGCAGGAGTGCTGCTATTTGACAAGAAGTCTGGCTCATTTGGTGTGGAGACTGTCACACACGACAGGA TCGTGCAGTTGGTAAAGTTTCAGAGAGGCTCTGCCAAACTGAAGATGGTCGTTGACAGTCATCACAACCCACCAAGAGAGCTAGTGTTTGAGAGCATGAAG AAACGTGAAGCTTTCTGTCGGCTGCTACAGCTTATGAAGGCTGCTCACTCCCAGCAGTCTGAGCTTGATGTCATCTCTGTGTTTGTGGGCACCTGGAATATGG GGGACACTCCACCACCTGCTTCACTGCAGACTTGGGTTACTTGCTGTGGTCTGGGTCTCACCCCAGATGAGTCCATTGCCTCTCTGCCTCATGATATCTATGCAGTGGGCACTCAGGACAACCCGCAGAGCGAGAGAGAGTGGGTTGAACACATCAGAGCCACGCTTCGGAGTGCAACCAAcatcgacttcaaacag GTGGCAGTACAGTCCCTCTGGAATATCAGACTGGCTGTGTTTGTGAAACCAGAGCATGAAGGACGCATCAGTAAAGTAAACACCGCTAGTGTAAAAACTGGCCTGGGAAACACGCTTG GAAATAAGGGAGCAGTAGGAGTTTCTCTTCTCTTTAATGGCACCTCAATGGGCTTTGTGAACTGCCATTTGACTTCTGGTAGTGATAAAGCACTCAG GAGGAACCACAACTTCCAAGACATCCTCAGACTTTTGTCTCTTGGAGAAAAGCAGCTCAGCACTTTTGACATTAGCCTTCGTTTCAATCATCTCTTTTGGTGTGGAGACCTCAACTACCGCCTGGACCTGGATGCACTG GACATATTGAAGCATGTTTCAAAGCGAGAATTCGAGGAGCTGATGTGTGCAGACCAATTGACCAGAGAGCGGCACAGAAGAAAGgccttttttaacttta AGGAGGAGAAGATTTTGTTTCCACCCACCTATCGATATGAACGTGGTTCTAGAGACTGTTATCTATGGCAGAAATACAAGTCCAGTGGG GTGCAAGTTAATGGGCCCTCATGGTGTGACAGAGTTCTGTGGAAGTCCTACCCAGAGTCTCACATAACCTGTACCTCATAtg GATGCACAGATGACATCTTCACTAGTGACCACTCTCCTGTTTTTGCAACTTTTGAAGTCGGTGTAATATCACAGTTTCCCAGGACAG ACTCAGGTTCAGAGAGAGCCAGCATTGAGCTGGAGGCGATTGAGGCCATAGTGAAAACGGCAAGCAAGGCTAAGTTTTTCATCGAGTTCCACTCCCGCTGTCTAGAAGGTATAAG AGCCTCGCCGTTCTGCTGA
- the inppl1b gene encoding inositol polyphosphate phosphatase-like 1b isoform X1 — MTAAAWYHRDISRVQAEELLAHAGRDGSFLVRDSESVPGAYALCLLFQRHVHTYRILPDADGLLAVQATQGVQVNCFRTLGDLILGYQNPRKGLVAPLLYPVMRESEPNDESSDGDDEKPGSTFATPPPRAMSPTSHPLPSSSAAPHLLLQRLQELSPNSLGCEIVTLLDEYLHGNVCKDLENMKGGASGLQHFQCILSRACVSLHSEIDQTLSSLETLAKVFDHPSGHHTFPTMQNTGKSPEENMDNLLHKLTALCNLLSSLEKRVLKALQEAVTNHNLSLQSATPPEAVTATKKHARPNPVHSFQVKVVRYGRQTVSVDIDAGVLLFDKKSGSFGVETVTHDRIVQLVKFQRGSAKLKMVVDSHHNPPRELVFESMKKREAFCRLLQLMKAAHSQQSELDVISVFVGTWNMGDTPPPASLQTWVTCCGLGLTPDESIASLPHDIYAVGTQDNPQSEREWVEHIRATLRSATNIDFKQVAVQSLWNIRLAVFVKPEHEGRISKVNTASVKTGLGNTLGNKGAVGVSLLFNGTSMGFVNCHLTSGSDKALRRNHNFQDILRLLSLGEKQLSTFDISLRFNHLFWCGDLNYRLDLDALDILKHVSKREFEELMCADQLTRERHRRKAFFNFKEEKILFPPTYRYERGSRDCYLWQKYKSSGVQVNGPSWCDRVLWKSYPESHITCTSYGCTDDIFTSDHSPVFATFEVGVISQFPRTDSGSERASIELEAIEAIVKTASKAKFFIEFHSRCLEEPRRSAENDSQCCEVPGFLKLGWSSKQFPKFHPVFSDLEHLRDQHLLLSVKSCDGFESYGECCVPLRSVTGKSSDPFETCLTHRGEEMGSIRGRIRVYVPPDRRRIRERVYEWLCIEKDEKEMTKDHLSRPSSCAFPTQAPPASYMTAPNSYTNPAYFIFEGLPVLQRVEEIPSSSKESQLVRAKDTVIQLPRVTGGHSHGKRSARRSDFTEIEIPGSLAPYKPSCDTQNELSLTASSYQLFPGPDVPNTSPNQRHTPSSNPSLQFQPHKNNMTQGSVLSVKKLTNSYMNHSVFSRDIQTPLKDKVRKDYHRQHQGRPMPMQNGPKLYPYVSTRVPIHESSAPWTVEQPTTASGDNSLTALQIAKSLSEVDFQPVDRKYQFHEMSSQQRHHGYDYGLANERNYSWEKEVSVLHGAPETVRELLSTLGLQRYTLDLSRNGWDDLDYFSGITDEELVAAGVSNPSHRRRILENLPKIWD; from the exons GTTCCAGCGACATGTTCATACATACCGAATCCTCCCTGATGCAGATGGATTATTGGCTGTGCAG gCCACGCAGGGAGTGCAGGTGAATTGTTTCCGTACTCTTGGTGATTTAATTTTGGGGTATCAAAACCCACGCAAAGGTCTGGTGGCCCCTTTGCTTTACCCTGTTATGCGTGAATCGGAGCCCAACGATGAGAGCTCAG ATGGTGATGATGAGAAGCCAGGTTCAACATTTGCCACCCCTCCACCACGCGCAATGTCCCCTACAAGCCACCCTTTACCTTCCAGTTCAGCAGCCCCTCATTTACTGCTGCAGAGGCTTCAGGAGCTCAGCCCAAATAG TTTAGGCTGTGAGATCGTCACATTACTAGATGAGTATCTGCATGGTAATGTGTGTAAAGACCTGGAGAACATGAAAGGGGGCGCGTCAGGACTGCAACACTTTCAGTGTATCCTCAGCCGCGCATGCGTCAGTCTGCACAG TGAGATTGACCAGACACTGTCTAGTTTGGAGACTTTGGCGAAAGTGTTTGATCATCCTAGCGGCCATCATACCTTCCCCACAATGCAG aatacaGGGAAAAGCCCTGAAGAAAACATGGATAATCTACTTCACAAGCTCACGGCCCTCTGTAACCTGTTGTCTTCTCTGGAGAAGAGG GTTCTCAAAGCTTTACAAGAAGCTGTTACCAATCACAACCTATCTTTGCAATCAGCCACTCCTCCTGAAGCAGTTACAGCTACCAAAAAGCATGCCCGACCCAATCCAGTCCACAGCTTTCAG GTCAAGGTGGTCAGGTatggcagacaaacagtatcggtAGACATAGATGCAGGAGTGCTGCTATTTGACAAGAAGTCTGGCTCATTTGGTGTGGAGACTGTCACACACGACAGGA TCGTGCAGTTGGTAAAGTTTCAGAGAGGCTCTGCCAAACTGAAGATGGTCGTTGACAGTCATCACAACCCACCAAGAGAGCTAGTGTTTGAGAGCATGAAG AAACGTGAAGCTTTCTGTCGGCTGCTACAGCTTATGAAGGCTGCTCACTCCCAGCAGTCTGAGCTTGATGTCATCTCTGTGTTTGTGGGCACCTGGAATATGG GGGACACTCCACCACCTGCTTCACTGCAGACTTGGGTTACTTGCTGTGGTCTGGGTCTCACCCCAGATGAGTCCATTGCCTCTCTGCCTCATGATATCTATGCAGTGGGCACTCAGGACAACCCGCAGAGCGAGAGAGAGTGGGTTGAACACATCAGAGCCACGCTTCGGAGTGCAACCAAcatcgacttcaaacag GTGGCAGTACAGTCCCTCTGGAATATCAGACTGGCTGTGTTTGTGAAACCAGAGCATGAAGGACGCATCAGTAAAGTAAACACCGCTAGTGTAAAAACTGGCCTGGGAAACACGCTTG GAAATAAGGGAGCAGTAGGAGTTTCTCTTCTCTTTAATGGCACCTCAATGGGCTTTGTGAACTGCCATTTGACTTCTGGTAGTGATAAAGCACTCAG GAGGAACCACAACTTCCAAGACATCCTCAGACTTTTGTCTCTTGGAGAAAAGCAGCTCAGCACTTTTGACATTAGCCTTCGTTTCAATCATCTCTTTTGGTGTGGAGACCTCAACTACCGCCTGGACCTGGATGCACTG GACATATTGAAGCATGTTTCAAAGCGAGAATTCGAGGAGCTGATGTGTGCAGACCAATTGACCAGAGAGCGGCACAGAAGAAAGgccttttttaacttta AGGAGGAGAAGATTTTGTTTCCACCCACCTATCGATATGAACGTGGTTCTAGAGACTGTTATCTATGGCAGAAATACAAGTCCAGTGGG GTGCAAGTTAATGGGCCCTCATGGTGTGACAGAGTTCTGTGGAAGTCCTACCCAGAGTCTCACATAACCTGTACCTCATAtg GATGCACAGATGACATCTTCACTAGTGACCACTCTCCTGTTTTTGCAACTTTTGAAGTCGGTGTAATATCACAGTTTCCCAGGACAG ACTCAGGTTCAGAGAGAGCCAGCATTGAGCTGGAGGCGATTGAGGCCATAGTGAAAACGGCAAGCAAGGCTAAGTTTTTCATCGAGTTCCACTCCCGCTGTCTAGAAG AGCCTCGCCGTTCTGCTGAGAATGACTCCCAGTGCTGTGAGGTGCCAGGGTTTCTCAAACTTGGCTGGTCTTCAAAACAGTTTCCCAAG TTCCACCCAGTTTTCTCAGATTTAGAGCATCTCCGGGATCAGCACTTGCTGTTGTCTGTGAAGTCATGTGATGGCTTTGAGTCATATG GGGAGTGCTGTGTGCCTCTTCGCTCGGTAACAGGAAAATCATCGGATCCATTTGAGACATGCTTGACTCACAGAGGAGAGGAGATGGGCTCTATTCGTGGACGAATCAGGGTCTATGTACCACCAGACCGCAGAAGGATCCGGGAAAGGGTCTATG AGTGGCTCTGTATTGAGAAGGATGAGAAGGAAATGACGAAGGACCATTTGTCTCGCCCTTCTTCCTGTGCGTTCCCCACCCA AGCACCACCAGCCTCGTATATGACAGCTCCAAACAGCTACACCAATCCTGCGTACTTCATCTTTGAAGGGCTGCCTGTGTTGCAGAGAGTCGAAGAGATTCCCTCATCCAGCAAAGAATCACAATTAGTACGGGCCAAAGACACTGTGATACAGCTCCCTAGAGTGACTGGAGGTCACAGCCATGGCAAAAGGTCCGCTCGGAGATCCGACTTCACAGAGATTGAGATTCCTGGCTCCTTAGCACCCTATAAACCATCTTGTGATACTCAAAATGAACTGTCGTTGACTGCATCCTCTTATCAGCTTTTCCCAGGTCCAGATGTTCCTAATACATCCCCAAATCAAAGACACACTCCTTCCTCAAATCCATCTTTACAGTTCCAGCCCCATAAGAACAATATGACACAGGGTTCAGTATTATCAGTCAAAAAACTCACAAACTCCTACATGAACCATTCTGTTTTTTCTCGGGACATACAGACGCCACTCAAAGACAAAGTCAGAAAGGACTATCACAGGCAGCATCAAGGCCGGCCCATGCCAATGCAAAATGGACCAAAGCTATACCCCTATGTATCCACAAGGGTTCCCATCCATGAATCCTCAGCACCCTGGACTGTAGAGCAGCCAACTACAGCTTCAGGAGACAACTCTCTTACAGCTCTGCAAATTGCTAAATCACTAAGTGAGGTGGATTTTCAGCCAGTAGACAGAAAGTACCAATTTCATGAAATGTCTTCTCAGCAAAGGCATCATGGGTATGATTATGGTTTAGCTAATGAAAGAAACTACAGCTGGGAGAAAGAG GTGTCAGTCTTACATGGAGCCCCAGAAACAGTGCGGGAACTGCTCAGCACTCTGGGTTTGCAGCGTTACACGCTGGACCTCAGCCGCAATGGCTGGGATGATCTTGATTATTTCAG TGGTATTACTGATGAGGAGCTTGTTGCAGCGGGTGTGTCTAACCCATCTCATCGACGAAGAATCTTGGAGAACCTTCCCAAGATCTGGGACTGA